A window from Brachyhypopomus gauderio isolate BG-103 chromosome 6, BGAUD_0.2, whole genome shotgun sequence encodes these proteins:
- the LOC143517146 gene encoding hemoglobin subunit alpha-like yields MSLTPKDKSVVKAFWGKIASKADEIGAEAFGRMLIVSPQTKTYFSHWSDLHPGSGPVKKHGKVVMGGVAEAVSKIDDLTGGLAALSELHASKLRVDPANFKILAHNIILVLAMYFPADFTPEVHLSVDKFFQNLAWALSEKYR; encoded by the exons ATGAGTCTCACTCCTAAAGACAAGTCTGTGGTTAAGGCCTTCTGGGGCAAAATTGCCTCCAAGGCCGATGAAATCGGAGCTGAAGCTTTTGGCAG AATGCTCATCGTCAGCCCCCAGACTAAGACCTACTTCTCTCACTGGTCCGACCTGCACCCCGGATCCGGTCCCGTCAAGAAGCACGGAAAGGTTGTGATGGGCGGAGTCGCTGAGGCGGTTTCCAAAATTGATGACCTTACCGGTGGGCTGGCCGCGCTCAGCGAACTGCACGCGTCCAAGCTGCGGGTGGACCCTGCTAACTTCAAG ATTCTTGCGCACAACATCATACTGGTGCTGGCCATGTACTTCCCTGCGGACTTCACTCCTGAGGTGCACTTGTCTGTAGACAAGTTCTTCCAGAATCTGGCCTGGGCTCTGTCCGAGAAGTACCGCTAA